Proteins from one Nitrobacteraceae bacterium AZCC 2146 genomic window:
- a CDS encoding nucleoside-diphosphate-sugar epimerase (product_source=COG0451; cath_funfam=3.40.50.720; cog=COG0451; pfam=PF01370; superfamily=51735) translates to MKPRILVTGAGGFVGGWVAEAFHLQGWATIRAGISRWPSAARIARFPLEIIECDVMSEASLMVALDDVDFVVHCARGRGDDNTVTIEGTRRLLECAKRKGVKKVIFMSSVAVYGAAVGSVNEDTPPVAPVTEYGRGKRAAEEICRQYADENFSIAAVRPTLIYGPFSEQWTIPYIQRLVSGRWRSLGSGGEGQCNLVYVGDLVRMTRFLIENDFGHYNVFNANGPEIPTWNTYLERFNAALGLPPLRPPDRSLNFKVALRVPIRKLGKYMLAHHKKLLSGLAQRSPALKSVMMKTEADLRLMPNADDVERFATDVHYSMTRAEKIGFKPSTDVNSGIAMTANWAKVMMFAR, encoded by the coding sequence ATGAAGCCCCGGATACTGGTGACGGGAGCCGGCGGTTTCGTCGGCGGATGGGTGGCAGAGGCATTCCACCTGCAGGGGTGGGCCACGATCCGCGCCGGCATCAGCCGCTGGCCAAGCGCAGCGCGGATTGCGCGTTTTCCGCTCGAGATCATCGAATGTGACGTCATGAGCGAAGCGTCGCTCATGGTCGCCCTCGACGACGTCGATTTCGTTGTTCATTGCGCGCGCGGGCGTGGCGACGACAATACCGTAACCATCGAGGGAACACGCCGCCTCCTCGAATGCGCCAAACGAAAGGGCGTGAAGAAGGTCATCTTCATGAGCTCGGTCGCCGTCTATGGCGCGGCGGTCGGCAGCGTGAACGAAGATACGCCGCCTGTTGCACCGGTGACGGAATATGGACGGGGCAAGCGGGCCGCCGAGGAAATCTGCCGCCAGTATGCTGACGAAAATTTCTCGATCGCGGCAGTGAGGCCGACATTGATCTACGGTCCGTTCAGCGAGCAATGGACCATTCCCTACATCCAGCGCCTAGTGTCCGGCCGCTGGCGATCGCTCGGCAGCGGCGGCGAAGGCCAATGCAATCTGGTCTATGTGGGCGACCTGGTTCGCATGACACGCTTCCTGATCGAAAACGACTTCGGTCACTACAACGTCTTCAATGCCAACGGACCCGAGATTCCGACCTGGAACACGTATCTCGAGCGATTTAACGCGGCTCTCGGCCTGCCGCCGCTGCGACCACCGGACCGATCGCTCAACTTCAAAGTGGCGCTTCGCGTTCCGATCCGGAAACTGGGCAAGTATATGCTCGCGCACCACAAGAAGCTGCTGAGCGGGCTTGCGCAACGAAGCCCTGCATTGAAATCGGTCATGATGAAGACCGAAGCCGACCTGCGCCTGATGCCGAACGCCGACGACGTCGAGCGCTTCGCGACGGACGTCCACTACAGCATGACGCGCGCGGAGAAGATCGGGTTCAAGCCCTCCACCGACGTCAATTCAGGGATCGCCATGACCGCCAACTGGGCAAAGGTGATGATGTTCGCACGCTAA
- a CDS encoding DNA-binding MarR family transcriptional regulator (product_source=COG1846; cath_funfam=1.10.10.10; cog=COG1846; ko=KO:K22489; pfam=PF01047; smart=SM00347; superfamily=46785): MNRGTKRSAALDQHADYQYACQARGQLENLVTDNNDKPGHLARRFQQIAVAIFHAEVEEAGYDLTPVQYAALTSIRMHPGIDQATLAGLIAYDRTTITGVVDRLVQKGLAVRQANSRDRRVRELQVTNDGCRILCGIEPAVEAAQRIMLRGLSADEAEQFLRLLRKAIAAGNELSRAPLREASTEAAKKK; the protein is encoded by the coding sequence ATGAACCGCGGCACCAAACGGTCCGCAGCACTTGATCAGCATGCTGATTATCAGTATGCTTGTCAAGCACGCGGCCAACTGGAGAATTTGGTGACCGATAACAATGACAAGCCGGGGCACTTGGCACGCCGGTTCCAGCAGATCGCGGTGGCGATCTTCCATGCCGAGGTCGAGGAGGCCGGGTACGACCTCACGCCCGTTCAGTACGCGGCGCTCACCTCAATCAGGATGCATCCAGGAATCGATCAAGCGACACTTGCCGGATTGATCGCCTATGATCGGACGACCATCACCGGAGTTGTCGATCGGCTGGTGCAGAAAGGCTTGGCTGTGCGCCAGGCTAACAGCAGGGACAGGCGCGTCCGCGAGTTGCAGGTCACCAATGACGGATGCCGAATCCTTTGCGGGATCGAGCCGGCGGTCGAGGCAGCGCAGCGGATCATGCTGCGCGGCCTAAGCGCAGACGAGGCGGAGCAGTTCCTGCGGCTGTTGCGCAAGGCCATAGCTGCTGGCAACGAACTAAGCCGGGCGCCGTTGCGGGAGGCTTCAACGGAAGCTGCAAAGAAGAAATAG
- a CDS encoding 2-polyprenyl-6-methoxyphenol hydroxylase-like FAD-dependent oxidoreductase (product_source=COG0654; cath_funfam=3.50.50.60; cog=COG0654; pfam=PF01494,PF07976; superfamily=51905,52833), whose amino-acid sequence MQFHLNGYEPGDPEISDPAQRYATSGGSGTVPEEVDILIVGCGPAGLTLAAQLSAFPDIKTCIVEQKLGPLLRGQADGIACRTMEMFEAYGFSERVLKEACWINETTFWKPDGKQRENIVRSGRVQDTEDGLSEFPHVVLNQARVHDFYLDVMRKSPARLEPHYARRLLDLQIGREATSGDKAYPHYVTARLERLDPAHAGQIETIKARYVVGCDGARSTVRKSIGRALHGDSANHAWGVMDVLAVTDFPDVRFKSLIQSANDGSMIIIPREGGYLVRMYIEMDKLDAGERVSNRNITSDDLIAAAQRILKPHSLDVKEVPWWSVYEIGQRLCDKFDDVPEEDVAQRLPRVFIAGDACHTHSPKAGQGMNVSMQDGFNLGWKLASVLRQRCAPHLLHSYSAERQAVAKELIDFDREWATLLASSKGFDPAETQRYFVRHGRYTAGTAAHYRPSNITGEPTHQHLAAGLTIGMRFHSAPVIRLADAKPIHLGHMVKADGRWRIFAFAGAENPVAPNSGIPALCDFLAEAGESPVMKYTPAGEDIDSVIDVRAIFQQGHQELAVEAMPSFLLPRKGRYGLCDYEKMFCPDLKSGNDIFTMRGIDRERGCMVVVRPDQYIAHVLPLDGYTQLTAFFDGFMTRPH is encoded by the coding sequence GTGCAATTTCATCTGAACGGATACGAACCCGGCGACCCAGAGATTTCGGACCCGGCGCAGCGGTATGCCACGTCAGGAGGTTCCGGCACTGTCCCGGAAGAGGTTGATATCCTCATCGTCGGCTGCGGGCCCGCCGGTTTGACCTTGGCCGCCCAGCTGTCCGCCTTTCCCGACATCAAGACCTGCATCGTTGAACAGAAGTTGGGCCCTCTGCTCCGCGGCCAGGCCGACGGCATCGCCTGCCGCACGATGGAGATGTTCGAGGCCTATGGTTTCAGCGAGCGTGTGCTGAAGGAAGCCTGTTGGATCAATGAGACGACATTCTGGAAGCCCGACGGCAAGCAGCGCGAGAACATCGTCCGCAGCGGACGGGTGCAGGATACCGAAGACGGGTTGTCGGAATTTCCGCATGTCGTTCTGAATCAGGCGCGGGTGCACGATTTCTACCTCGACGTCATGCGCAAATCGCCAGCACGGCTCGAACCGCACTACGCACGGCGCCTGCTCGATCTTCAGATCGGCCGCGAGGCCACCTCCGGCGACAAGGCTTATCCCCATTACGTGACCGCCAGGCTCGAGCGCCTCGATCCTGCGCACGCAGGACAGATCGAGACGATCAAGGCCCGCTACGTGGTCGGCTGCGACGGCGCGCGGAGCACCGTGCGCAAGTCCATCGGGCGCGCGTTGCACGGCGACTCCGCCAATCACGCCTGGGGTGTGATGGACGTGCTGGCTGTCACCGACTTCCCCGATGTTCGCTTCAAGTCGCTGATACAGTCCGCCAACGACGGCAGCATGATCATCATCCCGCGGGAAGGCGGCTACCTTGTTCGCATGTACATCGAAATGGACAAGCTCGATGCCGGTGAACGGGTATCAAATCGCAATATCACCTCCGACGATCTGATTGCAGCTGCGCAGCGGATTCTTAAGCCCCATTCGCTTGACGTGAAAGAGGTTCCGTGGTGGTCGGTCTACGAGATCGGCCAGCGTCTGTGCGACAAATTCGATGACGTGCCCGAAGAGGACGTTGCGCAACGTTTGCCCCGCGTGTTCATCGCCGGCGACGCCTGCCACACCCACAGCCCGAAAGCGGGCCAGGGCATGAACGTCTCCATGCAGGACGGCTTCAATCTCGGCTGGAAGCTGGCTTCCGTTCTGCGTCAACGCTGCGCACCGCACCTCCTGCATAGCTACTCGGCGGAACGCCAGGCTGTCGCCAAGGAGTTGATCGACTTCGATCGCGAGTGGGCCACCTTGCTTGCATCGAGCAAAGGGTTCGATCCAGCCGAAACGCAGAGGTATTTCGTCAGGCACGGGCGCTACACGGCAGGAACCGCGGCCCATTACCGCCCCTCGAACATCACCGGCGAACCGACCCATCAGCATCTGGCCGCGGGGCTCACGATCGGCATGCGCTTTCATTCCGCGCCGGTCATCCGTCTGGCGGACGCCAAGCCGATTCATCTCGGCCACATGGTCAAGGCGGACGGCCGCTGGCGCATCTTCGCTTTTGCCGGTGCGGAAAATCCTGTCGCGCCCAACTCCGGCATCCCTGCCCTGTGCGACTTTCTTGCCGAGGCCGGTGAGTCTCCGGTGATGAAATACACCCCCGCGGGCGAGGACATCGACTCGGTGATCGATGTTCGTGCGATTTTCCAGCAAGGTCATCAAGAACTCGCCGTCGAGGCCATGCCGTCCTTTCTTTTGCCTAGGAAGGGACGTTACGGACTTTGCGACTACGAAAAAATGTTCTGCCCCGACCTGAAAAGCGGCAATGACATCTTCACCATGCGCGGCATCGATCGCGAACGGGGTTGCATGGTGGTCGTGCGGCCAGACCAATACATCGCGCACGTTCTTCCGCTCGATGGCTATACGCAGCTCACGGCGTTCTTCGATGGTTTCATGACGCGACCACACTGA
- a CDS encoding tripartite-type tricarboxylate transporter receptor subunit TctC (product_source=COG3181; cath_funfam=3.40.190.10; cleavage_site_network=SignalP-noTM; cog=COG3181; pfam=PF03401; superfamily=53850), translating to MKKLLLLTAAVALLTTSVVQAQTWPTRNVRCIVPFAAGSTPDSIGRILADRLQTKLGVPFVVENKPGASGNTGTDAIAKSEADGYTIGLSIVGPLALNKLLFKALPYDPARDLAPITIVATQPSVLVASNELGVKDFASFVTLLKKDSAKLNYGSIGYGSLSHLSMVAIAMKTEAHPEHIAYAGSPNVVTALTRNDVQMSVLPAASVAPLAQAGLLKMLAVTSATRSALLPDVPTLRESGIDGVEAGAWIGLVAPANTPAAIQDRIYATVVEIMAEPAVREKLTALYMEPVANSPEEFRAVIKRELDRWGPVIEKNNIRIQ from the coding sequence ATGAAAAAGCTCCTGCTATTAACCGCGGCTGTCGCCCTGCTTACAACCTCGGTAGTTCAGGCGCAGACGTGGCCAACACGGAACGTCCGGTGCATCGTGCCGTTTGCGGCGGGATCGACGCCGGACAGCATCGGCCGCATCCTCGCCGACCGGCTGCAGACAAAGCTCGGCGTCCCCTTCGTCGTAGAGAACAAGCCCGGCGCCAGCGGCAACACCGGCACCGACGCCATCGCCAAATCGGAGGCTGATGGCTACACGATCGGCTTGTCGATCGTCGGGCCGCTCGCGCTCAACAAATTGCTGTTCAAGGCGCTCCCTTACGATCCTGCCAGGGATCTCGCACCGATCACCATCGTGGCTACACAGCCTAGCGTGTTGGTGGCAAGCAATGAGCTGGGCGTGAAGGATTTTGCGTCCTTCGTCACGCTGCTGAAAAAAGATTCAGCAAAATTGAATTATGGTTCGATCGGCTACGGGTCGCTTTCACATCTCTCGATGGTGGCGATCGCCATGAAGACCGAGGCCCACCCCGAACATATCGCCTATGCCGGATCGCCAAACGTGGTTACAGCGCTGACCCGAAACGACGTTCAGATGTCAGTGCTCCCGGCTGCGTCGGTGGCGCCACTGGCGCAGGCCGGCTTGTTGAAGATGCTGGCGGTGACCAGCGCGACGCGTTCGGCATTGCTGCCTGATGTCCCAACGCTGCGTGAGAGCGGCATCGATGGCGTCGAGGCCGGTGCCTGGATCGGTCTGGTTGCGCCAGCAAATACTCCCGCGGCGATCCAGGATAGAATCTACGCGACTGTGGTCGAGATCATGGCCGAGCCCGCTGTTCGCGAGAAACTGACAGCACTCTACATGGAGCCCGTCGCCAATTCGCCCGAAGAATTCCGCGCGGTCATCAAACGGGAGCTCGATCGCTGGGGACCGGTGATCGAAAAGAACAACATTCGCATTCAATAG
- a CDS encoding F0F1-type ATP synthase membrane subunit c/vacuolar-type H+-ATPase subunit K (product_source=COG0636; cath_funfam=3.50.50.60; cog=COG0636; pfam=PF12831; superfamily=51905), producing MPNQPECYDVIVVGGGSAGVGAAVGASRSGARTLLIESAGCLGGASTMRNVLTYCGLYTLGERPRQAVFGVAEDVVAKLRRLGGISAPHRHRGVFVVIDPEATKRALDEICQENNVDVLLHAFVGSAERDGDRIASVTYHDHGGAHLLYGKAYIDATGDCDLAFFAGASTRYGNHGAVNLGTLGTRFGGISSDVEVSADAISRAVQAARTRGIGPITKERSVVARLPGSGDVVCYLASADYDPRDGTSLTRAEMSGREQAWAYLDVIRTIPGCERAYLASTGPDFGTRESRHINSVGQLTWKDVENDAQYDDTIALGAWGVEWHDRKTFESTMQLPPDGGAYDIPLRCLMSADTANLFAAGRTADGDRQAGASIRVMGTAFATGQAAGVAAAALAQSGAVDPTAVRKTLLTQNALIDRNAMPAPISIS from the coding sequence GTGCCGAACCAACCCGAATGTTATGATGTCATTGTCGTCGGCGGCGGAAGCGCCGGGGTCGGAGCTGCCGTCGGTGCCAGCCGGTCCGGCGCGCGGACACTGCTGATCGAAAGTGCAGGCTGCCTCGGCGGCGCATCGACGATGCGCAACGTTCTCACCTACTGCGGCCTTTACACGCTGGGGGAACGCCCGCGACAAGCCGTCTTTGGCGTCGCTGAAGATGTCGTTGCCAAATTGCGCCGGCTCGGCGGCATCAGCGCTCCGCACCGTCATCGGGGCGTGTTTGTAGTGATCGATCCCGAGGCGACGAAGCGCGCGCTCGATGAAATTTGTCAGGAGAACAACGTCGACGTGCTGCTTCACGCCTTCGTCGGCAGCGCCGAACGCGATGGTGACCGCATCGCGTCGGTGACGTATCATGACCATGGCGGCGCGCATCTGCTGTATGGCAAGGCCTACATTGACGCCACCGGCGACTGCGACCTCGCTTTCTTCGCCGGAGCATCGACACGCTATGGCAATCACGGCGCCGTTAATCTCGGTACGCTCGGCACCCGGTTTGGCGGCATTTCGTCCGATGTCGAGGTTTCTGCCGACGCGATATCACGTGCGGTTCAGGCCGCGCGGACCCGAGGCATTGGCCCCATCACGAAAGAGCGGAGCGTCGTCGCCCGTCTACCCGGCTCTGGTGACGTCGTGTGCTATCTGGCGTCAGCTGACTATGACCCCAGAGATGGCACCAGTCTGACCCGCGCAGAGATGTCCGGCCGCGAGCAGGCCTGGGCCTATCTCGATGTCATCCGCACGATTCCTGGCTGCGAGCGGGCCTATCTTGCCTCCACAGGTCCCGATTTCGGAACGCGGGAGTCGCGTCATATCAATTCGGTCGGACAACTGACGTGGAAGGATGTCGAGAACGACGCTCAGTACGACGACACCATTGCGCTCGGCGCCTGGGGCGTCGAATGGCACGACCGCAAGACTTTCGAGAGCACCATGCAATTGCCGCCCGACGGCGGAGCCTACGACATCCCGCTGCGGTGCCTGATGAGTGCCGACACAGCGAATCTCTTCGCAGCCGGTCGAACCGCGGATGGTGATCGTCAGGCCGGTGCGTCGATTCGCGTGATGGGGACTGCTTTCGCCACCGGGCAGGCCGCCGGC